Genomic DNA from Candidatus Ozemobacteraceae bacterium:
GGATCAGAACTTCAACTACCTTGCCATTCTCAACAAGGCGGACAAGCTTTCGACCCAGCAACAGATCCGCATGTTCCGCCAGATCATGCGCGACCTCCACACCGACGGCCCCGGCATCGTCTTTTCCGCCCAGACCGGACAGGGAAAGGACGACGTCCTCGAGGCATTCGTCCGGCTTGCGGCGGGCGAGGAGATTCAGCGATCCGTCTCGAAACCGCGCCGCGCCGAACGACAGGGCGACGGCGGCCGGCGCGGCCGGCGTGACCGTAGACCCGGCCAGGCCGATTCCCAGAAGCCCCCTTCCCCCGATGCTCCGCAAGCGGAACAGGCACAACCACCCGCCGCCGGCGATCAACAGCCCCCGCAGGGACAAGGTCAGGGCCGGCAGCGTCCGCAGGGAGGAGGGCAGGGGCCCCTGGGCCCGCGTCGTGAAGGCCAACATCAGCAGGGGCACCAGCGACGACGAGATCGGAACCGCAGAAATGCAGGTCAGAAAACCGAGGGGCGGGATAAAGCCCCGCAACGTCCGAACGATTTGAAACCTGAGGGAGGAGAATCAAAATGAGCAGGAT
This window encodes:
- the yihA gene encoding ribosome biogenesis GTP-binding protein YihA/YsxC; the encoded protein is MTVKVTSAVFNACVTSKDALPTDGLPVIALVGRSNVGKSSLINNLAGRRELAKTSSTPGKTLTINFYQFNEAFYIVDLPGYGYAKASKITRERIQKMMDEFFEACPTLKAVVQIIDLRHSPSSLDKQMFKWIQDQNFNYLAILNKADKLSTQQQIRMFRQIMRDLHTDGPGIVFSAQTGQGKDDVLEAFVRLAAGEEIQRSVSKPRRAERQGDGGRRGRRDRRPGQADSQKPPSPDAPQAEQAQPPAAGDQQPPQGQGQGRQRPQGGGQGPLGPRREGQHQQGHQRRRDRNRRNAGQKTEGRDKAPQRPNDLKPEGGESK